The Lycium ferocissimum isolate CSIRO_LF1 chromosome 8, AGI_CSIRO_Lferr_CH_V1, whole genome shotgun sequence DNA segment TTTCGACCAAAGTCACTCTTCAtaatcttcaaatttccattTGAATCATATACCTTCGAGTTGATCATCGATCGTTCGTCTACTCTAATTCTAACTTCTAATTGACAGGTATAATTTCCCTTGTAATTTCATGTTAGGTAAGCAATTAATTATTTCCTGAGCTtttactaaatgaaaattgtggTGTTTTAATTGCAGAATAAAATCAGGTTGGGGTTATGAGTTCAAATATGTTTTCGAGGATGTTTGGGAAACCCAAGCAAGAAACTAATGCTCTTATGACTCTTGATAAATTAAacgaggtatatatatatgcatcccCTATTTTCCCCCTTAATTCATTCATTTAGGAATTTCTTAcacttttatattttataaccTTCACACATAGAATCGTTTATACTTTATATTCGTTTACTCTAACTATGATCTATATCCAGCATCTTCAAATTAATAGTAGTTGATAAAATACTGTTATCTCTTTATTGATAATGAATGGTAACAGAAAGTAGTGTCATTTTTCTGTGCATAATAAtttatcaaagaaaaaagattatctGTTGCTTTGTTTGAAAGAAGATCAATCTAACACTTGATCCCGTGGGAAAAAGTGTTTCTATCTTTCACACATAGAATCTTACTCTCTTTGGAATTGTCTCTTGATGATTAACTCGGTACAAAGAATTGCCATTAGTGTGTCGTGGGGATGTATATCTAACAGGTAGCCTATCAGGGAGACACGGATTATATTCCTTCCTTTGAGAATATTTTGAAGCAGTAATTGGCTATTGTGGGAGAtaatatctttctttcttttcttgcttcGATCGCGACGTTTGACTTTGCCAACAAGCGGCACAAAGTGATTTTCGCCCGGCTGACAGAacacccccaaccccccccccccccccccaaaaaaaaaaaaccccaccACCACACACAAAAACCTCCCTAGGTTGAAAGGCTCCTTCCCTTCCTCGATTGGTCCAACTTTTCAAttattgcatttacttctcataCATTCTTCTCATTAGGACGTCTAGCAATGTAGTTATACTGCTCTCTTGCTAAATCGCAGTTCATGGGCTTTTATTAGTTGGTGCCTCTGGAGGGATTCTTGTGAGGTTGACAATTTCGTTCCACATTCATTGATCATATTACATGtgcatgttatattttattaccaattttattttacttgGATGACATCATAGGATTGGATTTAGTACCAATAAAAAGCGCTGTGTTCCCCAGATTGTGGGAATttattgggttgttgttgttgttgtaaaaagCGCTGTGTTAGGTAGACCAGATAGGTGATACAAAGAAAAATGATGGTTAAGGTCTATGCTTATTGTGAAGCTGTTTTACTATTTACGTGCTTGTTTAGACACATTCGggggaaaagaacaaaaaactGTCTTAGAATGGTAAAACATTATACAGGTCAAAGTGATTGAGCTGCTTAGGGCTCTTTGCCCCAGTTTATTCCTTGTTACTCTTTATTCAGCTTTTGGGATTGTTTGTCCGTTGCAAGCAGGtatgtatttgaattttttgttcttcatttgtCTAGACGCTGGAGATGCTtgagaaaaaggagaaagtGCTTCTGAAGAAGGCCTCTGCAGAGGTTGAGAAGGCCAAAGATTATACAAGAGCAAAGAACAAAAGAGGTATGGGTGATTCTTTTGTGCTTTCTTGGAATTTCCAAGTTTCTAGATTCTATTTTGCTTATGTAGTGGAGGACTTTGTATTGGATATTACTTCTATTGCCCCTTTATAACTTGTTTCATACTCAGATAGGCTTAATGGGTTAGTTTGCTAGTCACTGGCTTTACTGACACCTGAACTCTGACTGGATGCTACACCTCGATGGCTCTACATTCTCGCTCTTATAGTAACTATTGTTTGCCCCTTCGAAATATCTAGCTATGTGGTAATACAGTATAAAGAGCATAGGACCTTCTCTAGATCTGTAATCTCCTGAATTTATTACCTTCTTTTCCATTGAAGGGAATTTACATGATATTTGCAGCTAGCTTACATGAGTAATTGTTGTTTTTATGATGCAGCGGCAATACAATGTTTGAAGAGGAAAAGGCTCTACGAACAGCAAATTGAGCAGCTTGGCAATTTCCAGCTTCGCATCCATGATCAGGTTTGTTTGTTAGTTATCAACCTATTGTTTGGTGTTCAATGAAATTCTTGTCATACACCTGTTCACATGTCAAACTTCCAATGTCTAGATGATAATGCTAGAAGGTGCAAAAGCTACAACTGAAACTGTTGATGCTTTGAGAACTGGAGCATCTGCAATGAAAGCAATGCAGAAAGCAACGTAAGTAACAAAGTCACTTGATATAGTTGTCCTCAAATTACTAAAGCGCATGTATACTATTTGTTTCTATCATATGTTCTTACCCAATACTTAATTCATGTGACATCTGGAGTTTATCGGGTTATTATGGTTTCCTTTCTCTGATTACACAATGCATTTTATTTACAGGAATATTGATGACGTGGACAAGACAAtggatgaaataaatgaacagaCAGAGAATATGAAACAAATACAGGAGGCTTTGGCTACTCCAATTGGTGCAGCAGCTGATTTTGATGAGGTTCCCGATCCATTGCTTGATTATGCTTCCCTATTAGCTCTACTGACATTCTTTGTTGGGCAGTTTATATTCTATGCTAGAGTACTTTGTCACATAAAATGTTTAGGTATTTCTGACATGCTGTTGTTGCAGGATGAATTGGAGGCAGAACTTGAAGAATTGGAAGGTGCTGAATTGGAAGAGCAGCTTCTTCAACCAGCAACTACAGCCCCTGCTGCTCCAGTCCATGTCCCTGCAGGGAAGCAACCTGCTCGGCCCATTGCTCAGAAGCGTACAGCTGAGGAAGATGAACTTGCTGCTTTGCAAGCAGAGATGGCTCTTTGAGCTACTCCTTTTGTTTTAACTGGTAAGCTATAACTATCTGTCCATCTGAAATTAAGTGTGTATATGACTTttaactactccctccgtcccaatttatgtgatgtagtttgactgggcacggagtttaggaaataaatgaagacttttgaatcttgtggtctaaaacaagccagagatatttgtgtggttataaatcatccCGTTAAGtgtaaaaggtaaagtttaaagttaaattgttgtcaaataaggaaatatgtcattctttttgggacagactaaaaaggaaagtgtgtcatataaattaggacagagggagtattaactTACTGATTGATGAAATGTGGGCACCCGTGTTTGAGAGATTCCATCAAGAGACATGCAATTGCCTGAACATTTTTGGATTTGAATGTTTGGAGGCCTCGGTTCCATTTGCATATAGTGTATCTGGTTTTACAATCCATTTGTTCCCGATAACTTGGATGAAAGTGCTTGTATGCAATTGCTTTTTATGGTCCTTTATTGGTTTTATGATGATACTTGTTTTTCTGCAGGTATTATCTTGGGTAGCTTACATATATAGACTGGTTGTACGCATGCGAGAGACTACTGCAAGTGCTTTCACATATCTCGATATTTATGTCGGTTAATAGGGTTGTGTACATAATGGTGTTGCAGTAAATGGTGAATTCCATGGACGCCAGAATTTGTGGTTCTTGCTCATAAGTGAATTTTATGTTaacgaagaaaaaaaagattaaaaatttcCATAGTCATCTTGTACCATCTCAGgaggataataataatgtaTTGTCTGTTTTTGCAAATTGGTGATTGAATATGTGGTGCACCTTGGTACTTTGTTGTCCTTTCGTATCCTGTCATTGCTTGCAAAACATTGATATCTTTTGGATCTTTTCTTGCGCATGTTGTACGGATTGGAGGTTTATGTCTGTATGTCAAATGATTTTGCACCAATTTCGTGATATTGGTGTTTGATCTGTGACAATGCATATTATTTTCTTTGAGTCCATGCCAAAGTATTTCATTCTTATGGTCCTTTATGGCGTTTCAAGGATGTATTTCTTACCATCCATCACAAATGAGTATTTGTTGGATCTTCCGCTATGTTGAGCATCGCTATCAAATTTCCAAGGTCTCTCAAGTAACAAACGACAAGCATGCATTTGTACAATGTCACACAACATCTCATCATGATATTTATAAATGCTAAATTTGATAACGGTTTGCTTGGTTACCCTCATTTCACCACAATAATTGAACCCTTAGAGCTTATAGGTACTAGGCTGCTTCCTTGTAGGGAATTTCATATGTTTTAACAACGTGTTTCTCACCGCATTGGTGCAACTCCCaccatcaataatcaacaaacGTACTTTATCCCCTATCTTGCACCTACCATGGGATAAGTTCTCTTTTTGATCAAGCTCTTCCCTCACAATGACGCCCATGGACCTTTGTACTACCTTAGCAAAGTCTACCCTCTGCTTCATTCTTTGTTCTTCATCACTCTCGGAATCTCCCTCATGCTAACTTTTTTCTCCCTCATAGCCCTTATCAACTCCACCACCCTCTTCTTCATAGGTGCGGTACCCATCACTTAGGGCCACAATTGATTTTCTATTAGGGCATTCACTTGCAATATGCCCTCTACCTTGACCTTTGAAGCATTGGACGGTAGAAGGACGAGGAAAGATAGTTTAAGCATTATTACCTCTTAGTTTAAGCATTATTACCTCTTTTTGCTTTGTCATCCACCTTGGCTTTGTAGTCGGCTTTGTTTTGAGGAGCTTGAGTAGTGGCTTTGGGCTTTTACCACACAAACAGAAATCAATAAGAGTGATTCAACCCACGTAATCACCAAACACAATCGTAAAactcaaattatctcaactctgtcacatatccatacacacatgctaaatggtagtgtttgacccattagccatgacctgcacgggacccatggtgtctatgtacccTCGTTCTGGAATCTTACCTCGGATCACGGGCCTTGaacttaggccacatcctcaccccctgtaaaatgtgccttttcatatttatatatctttctcatcacaatgtatttccgtttcacaatcaataaggaatgtgaacaatcaagaATCAATATCAGGGAGCACAAGTCACCATATGTCACGTCCATAAACTCACCCTAAATGTGACCGGTATCCGACGCCATGAAcaatatcggaagaacctaaaagatgcaataacggTACTTGAACCTGCCAGATTCAATATTCGCTTcaatagtttataaaataaatgtaaacaaatcatgaatatatgaatagttagaacttccgcacttatttcaatatttatggcatgacttattttgttctttgatgtttgaatgagtaatactgtttagcttggttaatataaaatcggatTGAATGAATAGGTGTTTCGTGTGTTGGTTcacccactaggatttagatgggtgccaatcatggcgggttgggtcgtgacagtcacataggataaatttgaacccggatcaatcaatgaatAAGCATCATGAGAACAGATGGTAAGGATACCTATAACCACAATGTCAGAGGCCTCAGCTGCCTCCCTACGAGTCAGCCCATAAAGTCGAGTTGTCCCTCTACCAGAAGTGTTAGCAGCTTCCTTTCCTTTGCCATTATGacgagcattctgattattattgtTAGCATTACCAGTAGGTGGATTTTTAGCATATGCAGAAGCAGGCGAATCATTATTTTGGTTATTCATAGTAGCTATCTCACGTAGCCACGTTCTGCATTCCCTCTTAATGTGGCCTCTAATCCCACAATGATGACAGATACGTTCTTCCCAGACTGGCGGACGACTACTTCCCTGGGAGAACTTGCTTTGGTTATTATTCTTCTGACCTTGCCTACCATAAGGCACACTGACATTCGAATATGCGCCAGACTGAGCAGGTGCAGAATACCCTTTA contains these protein-coding regions:
- the LOC132068809 gene encoding vacuolar protein sorting-associated protein 32 homolog 2 isoform X1 — protein: MSSNMFSRMFGKPKQETNALMTLDKLNETLEMLEKKEKVLLKKASAEVEKAKDYTRAKNKRAAIQCLKRKRLYEQQIEQLGNFQLRIHDQMIMLEGAKATTETVDALRTGASAMKAMQKATNIDDVDKTMDEINEQTENMKQIQEALATPIGAAADFDEDELEAELEELEGAELEEQLLQPATTAPAAPVHVPAGKQPARPIAQKRTAEEDELAALQAEMAL
- the LOC132068809 gene encoding vacuolar protein sorting-associated protein 32 homolog 2 isoform X2 yields the protein MLEKKEKVLLKKASAEVEKAKDYTRAKNKRAAIQCLKRKRLYEQQIEQLGNFQLRIHDQMIMLEGAKATTETVDALRTGASAMKAMQKATNIDDVDKTMDEINEQTENMKQIQEALATPIGAAADFDEDELEAELEELEGAELEEQLLQPATTAPAAPVHVPAGKQPARPIAQKRTAEEDELAALQAEMAL